The sequence GGGCAAAGGCAGTATTGATACGAAACATCCCTACTATCTCGGCAACGTAGGCATGCATGGCAGTTATGCCGCCAATATGGCCGTTACGGAATGTGATCTGCTCTTTTCCATCGGAACAAGATTCAGTGATCGGGTTACGAGTAAAATCAGTGAATTTGCCCGCAAGGCTAAAATCGTGCATATCGATATTGATTCAGCTGCCATCTCCAAGAATATCAAGGTGGATATACCCATTGTCGCCGACGCCAAAGAAGCCATTACAGCTATGCTTAACTATGTAAACGAGCATGAGACAGCGGAATGGCTGCAGCAGCTTTTAAGCTGGCAAGCGGCACACCCCCTTACTATGCAGAGTAACAACGGGCTGACAGCTAAAAAAGTCATTGACCATATCAATGAAACCTGCCAAGACGCCATCGTCGTGACGGACGTGGGCCAACACCAAATGTGGACCATTCAGTTTTTAGAGTTAAATAGGAATATGCAGCTCTTAACTTCAGGGGGTATGGGAACAATGGGCTATGGTTTCCCTGCTGCCCTAGGTGCCAAACTGGGTAATGAGGATAAAACGGTGATTTGCATTTCCGGTGACGGGGGAATGCAGATGAACATTCAAGAGCTGGCTACTGCTGTGGCTGAGGAGCTTCCTGTGATTATCTGCCTGTTTAACAACAGTTCTTTAGGCATGGTAAGACAGGTGCAAACCCTCTTTTTCGAGAAGAATTATTCAAGTATCTGTACCAGACGGAGGAAATCATGCCCCAGAAAATGCAGCGGTACAAGTGATCAATGTCCTCCCTATTCACCGGATTTTGTAGCCTTGGCTAAAGCTTACGGAGCGGAAGGTATCCGGGTGACCACAGAAGAGGAAATTGCGTCTGCCTTCCAACAGGCCTTAGAAAACACCCATGGTCCTACGATCATCGAATTTATCATTGACAAAGACGATCTTGTTCTGCCTATGGTCCAAGGCGGCAAACCATTGTATGAGATGATTTTAGAACATTAAGTATTAGAGTACTAAGGAGGAAAAAAACATGGAAAAGCGCTGGCTTTCACTTTTTGTGGAAAATGATATCGGAGTATTGGCCAAGATTTCAGGCCTGTTTTCCGGCAAAGCCTATAATTTAGAAAGTCTGACGGTGGGCATGACAGAGGATGAAACTGTTTCCAGAATGACCATAAGATTAATCAGTGACGATGAGACCTTTGAACAAATTAAGAAGCAATTAAATCGCTGTGTAGAAGTCATCAAGGTCGTCGATTTTACTGATACTCCCATTCATATGAAGGAATTACTCTTTGTTAAAGTCAGAAAATGCTCTAAAGGGGATCTGGATGAATTGTTCAGAATTGCCGAGGTCTTTGGGGTTTCAATCACAGATTATGATAAAGAAAGTGTTTTAATGGAATGCGTGCAAACGGAAAGCAAGAACAACGCTCTGATTTCACTCTTGAGCAGTGATTTCCAAAGCATTGAAGTGGTTAGAGGCGGAAGTGTGGCCATAGAATCTATTACTATCACTGAGCGGTGATTAGAGGGTTGTTCATTCTCGTAAAAAGGCAGATGCATAATTTATTGTATGAGAAGTGGGTTGGGATATCTGACAAGGCCTAGAAAACAAGGGTTAGCCGCCTCATAACACGAGGCGGCCTGCTTTGTTCCTCACCCCAACATTACCAAGTCCTCACCTGCAGCCACCTAAACTTCTTCCAAAAATTTCACCTGGATCTTACCCTCCAAAAGTTCTTCAAACTTTTGGGCTGCCGCCTGAAAATAAGCTGAACGCCCATGGACTTTGAAGGCCTCCTTATCCTTGTATTTTTCAAAGAAAACAATTTCAGTCGGGTCATTTTTTACCACATGAGGTATGTACATCAAACAGTCCTTTTCCTTAGCCAGAACTTCTTTGGCCAATTGCGCACAAATTTCGGCCACTTCAGCCTCTTTGCCGGTTTTTACCTTCAAGGTTGCCATTAAGGTCAACAATTCCATCACTCCTTTGTTTTTCACTCGGAACGCAGTAACTATATTCAACATTCAGGCAATTTCCCCCTGCAAAGTAGCGCTGCACTTTGCTTACTCCACTTTAAACAAAAGTATCCAATGGAACTTCCGTCAAGACTCTCAATTAATTTCTGATCCTAGCCACATGCGACTAGGATATTATAAAAAGCCTATTGGTCATAAACCATAGGCAAATTATTCTTATCTCGAGTTAATATGCTTGATCCGAATTCGGTTCAATATTCTTAAAGATCTCTCCCACAGAAAATACTGGAACTGGAAGTTATTATAGTAGTTGATGGATCGTTAATT comes from Desulfosporosinus meridiei DSM 13257 and encodes:
- the ilvB gene encoding biosynthetic-type acetolactate synthase large subunit — translated: MEQIRGTSLLVKALQEEGVDTIFGYPGGLVTDIFDELYHQDDIKVVLPRHEQALVHEADGYARSTGKVGVCLVTGGPGAANMVTGIATAYYDSVPLVCLSGQVASSLIGDDAFQEADIVGITRNICKHGVIVNDRKNLGRILKEAFYIARTGKPGPVLVDLPKNVMVELGSDEYPDKVNIRGYKPSTKVHIGQLKKAIDLLNTSKKPIFLIGGGVNIAGAQAELTKLVELTKIPVVTTMMGKGSIDTKHPYYLGNVGMHGSYAANMAVTECDLLFSIGTRFSDRVTSKISEFARKAKIVHIDIDSAAISKNIKVDIPIVADAKEAITAMLNYVNEHETAEWLQQLLSWQAAHPLTMQSNNGLTAKKVIDHINETCQDAIVVTDVGQHQMWTIQFLELNRNMQLLTSGGMGTMGYGFPAALGAKLGNEDKTVICISGDGGMQMNIQELATAVAEELPVIICLFNNSSLGMVRQVQTLFFEKNYSSICTRRRKSCPRKCSGTSDQCPPYSPDFVALAKAYGAEGIRVTTEEEIASAFQQALENTHGPTIIEFIIDKDDLVLPMVQGGKPLYEMILEH
- the ilvN gene encoding acetolactate synthase small subunit → MEKRWLSLFVENDIGVLAKISGLFSGKAYNLESLTVGMTEDETVSRMTIRLISDDETFEQIKKQLNRCVEVIKVVDFTDTPIHMKELLFVKVRKCSKGDLDELFRIAEVFGVSITDYDKESVLMECVQTESKNNALISLLSSDFQSIEVVRGGSVAIESITITER
- a CDS encoding putative quinol monooxygenase, producing the protein MLNIVTAFRVKNKGVMELLTLMATLKVKTGKEAEVAEICAQLAKEVLAKEKDCLMYIPHVVKNDPTEIVFFEKYKDKEAFKVHGRSAYFQAAAQKFEELLEGKIQVKFLEEV